In one Bradyrhizobium sp. 4 genomic region, the following are encoded:
- a CDS encoding HlyD family secretion protein encodes MSQQEQIPSSPPAATPAPPPKPTQRPASSLWSRLAIPLFAVIVALGFVALATQRFDEWVGNSVVQTTNDAYVRAELTRLASRVSGEVLSVGVTDFQRVKAGDLLIQIDPADYQAQVAQSEAAVAAAQAVLDNLANQIELQYATIAQAQAARLSAEAVEVEARQEQERQQSLSQTESGTRQRFEQAVAGYAKAQADVRASRAVIAAQQHQLEVLQGTRKQRAADLEATKATLASAKLKLGYTKISAPFDGVVGERQVQPGDYVNIGTNLINVVPLPKVYVIANYKETQLTHVAPGQPVEITVDSFPREKLRGRVERIAPATGAQVALLPPDNATGNFTKVVQRIPVRIQFDDNQPLLARLVPGMSVVTSIDTKAGNGGK; translated from the coding sequence GTGAGTCAGCAGGAACAAATCCCGTCGTCGCCACCTGCTGCCACACCGGCGCCGCCACCGAAGCCAACGCAGCGGCCGGCGAGTTCGCTGTGGAGCCGGCTCGCGATTCCGCTGTTCGCGGTGATCGTCGCGCTCGGCTTCGTCGCGCTGGCAACGCAGCGCTTCGACGAATGGGTCGGCAATTCGGTGGTCCAGACCACCAACGACGCCTATGTGCGCGCCGAGCTGACGCGGCTCGCCAGTCGCGTCTCCGGCGAAGTGCTGAGCGTCGGGGTCACCGACTTCCAGCGCGTCAAGGCCGGCGATCTCCTGATCCAGATCGATCCTGCCGACTATCAGGCGCAAGTCGCGCAATCCGAAGCGGCGGTCGCCGCCGCGCAAGCCGTGCTCGACAATCTGGCCAACCAGATCGAGCTGCAATATGCGACGATCGCGCAGGCGCAAGCCGCGCGGCTCTCGGCCGAAGCCGTGGAGGTCGAGGCGCGGCAGGAGCAGGAGCGTCAGCAGTCCCTGTCGCAGACCGAATCCGGTACGCGGCAGCGGTTCGAGCAGGCGGTCGCAGGCTACGCCAAGGCGCAGGCCGACGTGCGCGCGAGCCGCGCGGTGATCGCGGCCCAGCAGCACCAGCTCGAAGTCCTGCAAGGCACCAGGAAACAGCGTGCCGCCGATCTCGAAGCGACCAAGGCAACACTGGCAAGTGCGAAGCTCAAGCTCGGCTACACCAAGATATCGGCGCCGTTCGACGGCGTCGTCGGCGAGCGGCAGGTCCAACCCGGCGACTACGTCAACATCGGCACCAACCTTATCAACGTCGTGCCGTTGCCGAAGGTCTACGTGATCGCGAACTACAAGGAGACCCAGCTTACCCACGTCGCACCGGGCCAGCCGGTCGAGATCACCGTCGACAGTTTCCCGCGTGAGAAGCTGCGCGGCCGGGTGGAGCGCATTGCGCCCGCAACCGGCGCGCAGGTCGCGCTGCTGCCGCCGGACAACGCAACAGGCAACTTCACCAAGGTCGTGCAGCGCATTCCCGTGCGCATCCAGTTCGACGACAACCAGCCGCTGCTGGCGCGGCTGGTGCCAGGCATGTCGGTCGTCACCAGCATCGACACCAAGGCCGGTAATGGCGGAAAATGA
- the nth gene encoding endonuclease III, with the protein MAKITRKPVPRKTSVPKKKAKPVAAKPNGPAKKSLKALKPWTPPEVHEAFSRFRKANPEPKGELEHVNPFTLLVAVVLSAQATDAGVNKATRALFAIADTPQKMLDLGEERLREYIKTIGLYRTKAKNVIGLSAKLLSEFGGEVPRTRAGIESLPGAGRKTANVVLNMAFGEHTMAVDTHVFRVGNRTGLAPGKTPLEVELGLEKVIPAEFMLHAHHWLILHGRYTCLARKPRCEVCLINDLCRWPEKTV; encoded by the coding sequence ATGGCGAAAATCACCCGCAAGCCGGTCCCGCGTAAAACGTCCGTGCCGAAGAAAAAGGCAAAGCCGGTCGCGGCCAAACCGAACGGACCCGCGAAGAAATCGCTTAAGGCCCTGAAGCCCTGGACGCCGCCCGAGGTCCACGAGGCCTTCAGCCGTTTCCGCAAGGCCAACCCGGAGCCGAAAGGCGAGCTCGAGCACGTCAATCCGTTCACGCTGCTGGTCGCCGTGGTGCTGTCGGCGCAGGCGACCGATGCTGGGGTCAACAAGGCGACGCGTGCGTTGTTTGCGATCGCCGACACGCCGCAGAAGATGCTCGACCTCGGCGAGGAACGCCTGCGCGAGTACATCAAGACCATCGGCCTCTACCGCACCAAGGCGAAGAACGTGATCGGGCTGTCGGCGAAGCTGCTCAGCGAGTTCGGCGGCGAGGTGCCGCGTACGCGCGCCGGCATCGAGTCGTTGCCGGGTGCCGGGCGCAAGACCGCCAATGTCGTGCTCAACATGGCCTTCGGCGAGCACACCATGGCGGTCGACACGCATGTCTTCCGCGTCGGCAACCGGACCGGCCTCGCGCCTGGCAAGACGCCACTGGAGGTCGAGCTCGGTCTCGAAAAGGTAATCCCCGCCGAGTTCATGCTGCATGCCCATCATTGGCTGATCCTGCATGGCCGCTATACTTGCCTCGCGCGCAAGCCGCGCTGCGAGGTATGCCTGATCAACGATCTCTGTAGGTGGCCGGAAAAGACGGTCTGA
- a CDS encoding DUF2244 domain-containing protein — translation MTTGNEIERERSGSEAEPQIFSARLTPHRSLNRTGFLAVMLFLSAVSFVTGLVFLMMGAWPVFGFFGLDVLVIWWAFKANFRAARASEEIVVTPSELRVRRVSQHGQVVEWTFNPLWVRLDMEIDEDFGIEHLYLISRGHQIQIARFLGPDEKASFYKGLVEALNAARRGPTYNPIA, via the coding sequence ATGACCACAGGCAACGAAATTGAGCGCGAACGATCCGGAAGCGAGGCCGAACCTCAGATCTTTTCCGCGCGCCTGACGCCGCACCGCTCGCTGAACCGCACCGGCTTCCTCGCCGTGATGCTGTTCCTGAGCGCCGTCAGCTTCGTCACCGGCCTCGTCTTCCTGATGATGGGCGCTTGGCCGGTGTTCGGCTTCTTCGGCCTCGATGTGCTGGTGATCTGGTGGGCCTTCAAAGCCAATTTCCGCGCGGCGCGGGCCAGCGAGGAGATCGTGGTCACACCATCTGAATTGCGCGTGCGGCGCGTCAGCCAGCACGGCCAGGTGGTCGAGTGGACCTTCAACCCGCTCTGGGTCCGTCTCGACATGGAAATCGACGAGGATTTTGGCATCGAGCACCTCTATCTGATCTCGCGAGGTCACCAGATCCAGATCGCCCGCTTCCTGGGACCGGACGAAAAGGCAAGTTTTTACAAAGGCTTGGTTGAGGCGTTAAATGCCGCCCGGCGGGGTCCGACCTACAATCCGATCGCCTGA
- a CDS encoding bifunctional helix-turn-helix domain-containing protein/methylated-DNA--[protein]-cysteine S-methyltransferase: MMTLAIHDQRLAGPGTQNAAMRDYDSVRRAIAFISENWRAQPTIEAMADAAGVTPDELHHLFRRWASITPKAFMQALTLDHAKGLLRDSASILDAALDSGLSGPGRLHDLFVTHEAMSPGEWKNGGAGLILRYGFHHSPFGTAIVIATDRGLSGLAFADPGEEQVALADMTRRWRNATYVEDHEGTAPLAQRIFDTKLWRPDQPLRVVMIGTDFEVRVWETLLKIPMGRAVSYSDIACNINSPKASRAVGAAVGKNPVSFVVPCHRALGKSGTLTGYHWGITRKQAMLGWEAGQLGMQ, from the coding sequence ATGATGACACTCGCGATACATGACCAGCGCCTGGCCGGGCCGGGCACCCAGAACGCCGCGATGCGCGACTATGATTCCGTGCGCCGGGCGATCGCCTTCATCTCCGAAAACTGGCGCGCACAGCCGACCATCGAGGCGATGGCGGATGCGGCCGGCGTCACGCCGGACGAGCTGCACCATCTGTTCCGCCGCTGGGCCTCGATCACGCCGAAGGCTTTTATGCAGGCGCTCACGCTCGATCACGCCAAGGGCTTGCTCAGGGACTCCGCGAGCATCCTCGACGCCGCGCTTGATTCCGGTCTGTCGGGTCCGGGCCGGCTGCACGATCTCTTCGTCACCCATGAGGCGATGTCGCCGGGCGAATGGAAGAACGGCGGCGCGGGGCTCATCCTGCGCTACGGCTTCCATCACTCGCCGTTCGGCACCGCGATCGTGATCGCGACCGATCGCGGATTGTCGGGACTCGCCTTCGCCGATCCCGGTGAGGAACAGGTGGCGCTCGCCGACATGACGCGGCGATGGCGCAATGCAACCTATGTCGAGGATCACGAAGGCACCGCGCCCTTGGCGCAGCGCATCTTCGACACAAAACTGTGGCGGCCGGACCAGCCGCTGCGCGTGGTGATGATCGGCACCGATTTCGAGGTCCGGGTGTGGGAGACGTTGCTGAAGATCCCGATGGGCCGCGCGGTGTCCTATTCGGACATCGCCTGCAACATCAACAGCCCGAAAGCCTCACGCGCCGTCGGCGCTGCCGTCGGCAAGAACCCGGTGTCGTTCGTCGTGCCCTGTCATCGCGCGCTCGGCAAGAGCGGCACGCTCACCGGCTATCACTGGGGCATCACCCGTAAGCAGGCGATGCTGGGCTGGGAGGCCGGGCAGCTGGGGATGCAGTAG
- a CDS encoding 2,3-bisphosphoglycerate-dependent phosphoglycerate mutase — MSERLLVLVRHGQSEWNLKNLFTGWKDPDLTELGVKEASEAGRKLKAQGLVFDLAYTSVLTRAQHTLDLILGELDQKGLPTTKNLALNERDYGDLSGLNKDDARKKWGEDQVLIWRRSYDVPPPGGESLKDTLARALPYYVQEILPGVLNGKRTLVAAHGNSLRALIMVLEKLSPEGILKRELATGVPIIYRLNADSTVASKLDLAS; from the coding sequence ATGAGCGAACGTCTTCTCGTGCTGGTGCGGCACGGCCAGAGCGAATGGAATCTGAAGAACCTGTTCACGGGCTGGAAGGATCCTGACCTCACCGAACTCGGCGTGAAGGAAGCCTCGGAAGCCGGCCGCAAGCTGAAGGCGCAGGGCCTCGTGTTCGACCTTGCCTACACCTCGGTGTTGACGCGCGCACAGCACACGCTCGATCTCATTCTCGGCGAGCTCGATCAGAAGGGCCTGCCGACGACGAAGAACCTCGCGCTGAACGAGCGCGACTATGGCGATCTCTCGGGCCTCAACAAGGACGACGCCCGCAAGAAATGGGGCGAGGACCAGGTGTTGATCTGGCGCCGCTCCTACGACGTGCCGCCGCCCGGCGGCGAAAGCCTGAAGGACACGCTCGCGCGCGCGCTGCCGTATTACGTGCAGGAGATCCTGCCCGGCGTGCTCAACGGCAAGCGCACTTTGGTTGCGGCTCACGGCAACTCCCTGCGCGCGCTGATCATGGTGCTGGAAAAGCTCTCGCCCGAAGGGATTTTGAAGCGCGAGCTCGCCACCGGCGTGCCGATCATCTACCGCCTCAATGCGGATTCGACGGTGGCCTCGAAGTTGGATCTGGCATCGTAA
- the dapB gene encoding 4-hydroxy-tetrahydrodipicolinate reductase, whose product MSDMRLIVAGAGGRMGRALTRAIAESKGAVLAGALEAPGSELLGKDAGVLAGLPANGIKLSGDLWALSKDADGILDFTVPAATLANVAIAAERGLVHVVGTTGLSGSDNAVIKSVTNRAVVVQSGNMSLGVNLLAAVVKRVAKALDESFDIEIVETHHRMKIDAPSGTALMLGQAAASGRGIALDEHADRGRDGITGARKPGDIGFASLRGGTAAGDHSVSFLGPFERLTLSHHAEDRMLFAHGALKAALWAHGKKPGHYSMADVLGLSDM is encoded by the coding sequence ATGTCCGACATGCGCTTGATTGTTGCTGGAGCCGGCGGCCGGATGGGCCGGGCGCTGACGCGGGCGATTGCCGAAAGCAAAGGCGCGGTGCTGGCCGGCGCGCTGGAGGCACCGGGCTCGGAGCTGCTCGGCAAGGATGCCGGCGTGCTCGCAGGCCTGCCGGCCAACGGCATCAAACTCTCCGGCGATCTCTGGGCGTTGTCAAAGGACGCCGACGGCATTCTGGATTTCACCGTGCCCGCGGCGACCTTGGCCAATGTCGCGATCGCCGCCGAGCGAGGCCTCGTGCACGTGGTCGGAACGACGGGCCTGTCGGGCTCCGACAACGCCGTGATCAAGAGCGTCACCAACCGCGCCGTCGTGGTGCAGTCCGGCAATATGAGCCTGGGTGTCAATCTGCTCGCCGCCGTGGTCAAGCGCGTCGCCAAGGCGCTCGACGAGAGCTTCGATATCGAAATCGTCGAAACCCATCACCGCATGAAGATCGACGCGCCCTCGGGCACGGCACTGATGTTGGGCCAGGCGGCAGCTAGCGGCCGCGGCATCGCGCTCGACGAGCATGCAGATCGCGGCCGCGACGGCATCACCGGCGCGCGCAAGCCCGGCGATATCGGCTTTGCGTCGTTGCGCGGCGGCACCGCGGCCGGCGATCACAGCGTGAGCTTCCTCGGCCCGTTCGAGCGCCTGACGCTGTCGCATCACGCGGAGGATCGCATGCTGTTCGCCCACGGCGCGCTGAAGGCCGCGCTCTGGGCGCATGGCAAGAAGCCGGGGCACTACTCCATGGCCGACGTGCTCGGCCTGTCTGACATGTGA
- a CDS encoding DUF1330 domain-containing protein has translation MAKGYWIGRVDVSSDEGYKPYAVANGPIFKKWGGRFVVRAGKFTTVEGASRTRNVVIEFPDYETAIACYNSPEYQANIKVRQPHSVADLIIIEGYDGPQPSDG, from the coding sequence ATGGCAAAAGGCTACTGGATCGGGCGCGTCGATGTGAGCAGCGACGAGGGCTACAAGCCCTATGCCGTCGCCAATGGTCCGATCTTCAAGAAATGGGGTGGCCGCTTCGTCGTCCGCGCCGGCAAGTTCACCACCGTCGAAGGCGCCAGCCGCACCCGCAACGTCGTGATCGAATTCCCGGATTACGAGACCGCGATCGCCTGCTACAACTCGCCGGAATACCAAGCCAACATCAAGGTGCGCCAGCCGCACTCCGTCGCCGACCTCATCATCATCGAGGGCTATGACGGCCCGCAGCCGTCAGACGGCTGA
- the pyrF gene encoding orotidine-5'-phosphate decarboxylase, with protein sequence MTPAEIAPKDRLIVALDLPSVDAAEAMVNRLGDSVTFYKIGYRLAYAGGLPLVGKLVDKGKKVFLDLKLHDIGNTVAQGVDSITKLGATFLTVHAYPQTMKGAVEGRGSSNLKILAVTVLTSYNEDDLHAAGFRLGVSELVEARAQQAQVLGIDGLVSSPEEVGALRKIVGHQMSLVTPGIRPAGAASGDQKRIMTPGRAIAAGADHLVVGRPVVEATDPKAIAEAIQAEIAQALG encoded by the coding sequence ATGACGCCAGCCGAGATTGCCCCGAAAGACCGCCTGATCGTCGCGCTCGATCTTCCCAGCGTTGATGCCGCGGAAGCGATGGTCAACCGGCTCGGCGACAGCGTCACCTTCTACAAGATCGGCTATCGGCTGGCTTATGCCGGCGGCTTGCCGCTGGTCGGCAAGCTCGTCGACAAGGGCAAGAAGGTCTTTCTCGATCTCAAGCTGCACGACATCGGCAACACCGTGGCGCAAGGCGTCGACAGCATCACCAAACTCGGCGCGACCTTCCTCACCGTGCACGCTTATCCGCAGACCATGAAGGGTGCCGTCGAAGGTCGCGGCAGCTCGAACCTGAAGATCCTCGCCGTCACTGTTCTGACGTCCTACAACGAGGACGATCTGCACGCGGCAGGCTTCCGGCTCGGCGTCTCCGAGCTCGTCGAAGCGCGCGCGCAGCAGGCGCAGGTGCTCGGCATCGACGGGCTGGTATCGTCGCCCGAAGAAGTCGGAGCCTTGCGCAAGATCGTCGGCCACCAGATGAGCCTCGTCACCCCCGGCATCCGGCCGGCCGGCGCGGCGAGCGGCGACCAGAAACGCATCATGACGCCGGGCCGCGCGATTGCGGCCGGCGCGGACCACCTCGTCGTCGGTCGGCCGGTGGTGGAAGCCACGGACCCCAAGGCGATTGCCGAGGCCATCCAGGCCGAGATCGCGCAAGCGCTCGGCTAA
- a CDS encoding NAD(P)H-dependent oxidoreductase, with protein MSAPKILIIPGSLRTGSHNAKLAAVAAYAFDQAGVDVTRISLADFPLPIYDGDLQAKSGVPKHAINLKRMIGAHHGVLIVSPEYNASVPPLLKNAIDWVSRVHELHEPRGEVFRNRVFALAGASQSRLGAARALQALRLILTSCHANVIASQLTLAFADQAYDDMDRLKHEGDIAALKELVRQLIDISQRMM; from the coding sequence ATGTCCGCACCGAAAATCCTGATCATTCCCGGCTCACTGCGGACCGGCTCGCATAATGCGAAGCTGGCAGCGGTCGCCGCCTATGCATTCGACCAGGCCGGCGTCGACGTCACCCGCATCTCGCTCGCCGATTTTCCGCTGCCGATCTATGACGGCGATCTGCAGGCCAAGTCGGGTGTGCCCAAGCACGCGATCAATCTCAAGCGCATGATCGGCGCGCATCACGGCGTGCTGATCGTCTCGCCCGAATACAACGCCTCGGTGCCGCCGCTGCTGAAGAACGCGATCGACTGGGTCAGCCGCGTGCATGAGCTGCACGAGCCCCGTGGCGAGGTGTTCCGCAACCGTGTCTTCGCACTCGCCGGCGCCTCGCAGAGCCGGCTTGGCGCGGCTCGCGCGCTGCAGGCGCTGCGGCTGATCCTGACCTCCTGCCACGCCAATGTGATTGCCAGCCAGCTCACGCTCGCCTTTGCCGACCAGGCCTATGACGATATGGACAGGCTGAAGCACGAGGGCGATATCGCCGCGTTGAAGGAACTGGTGCGGCAGTTGATCGACATTTCCCAACGCATGATGTGA
- a CDS encoding rRNA adenine N-6-methyltransferase family protein — protein MPLPSSARALKKPRLDDEVRFLRSWIEKPLHMGAVMPSGKLLARTMAHYVDVNSDAPVVELGPGTGAITSALVERGVDQKRLVLVEYNPGFCALLRDRYPQAKVVQGDAYRLRDTLWNVLSAPASAVVSGLPLVTKPMLTRLRLIRDAFTALAPGAPFVQFTYAVVPPIPKSLPGVSTEASERIWMNLPPARVWVYRKD, from the coding sequence ATGCCATTGCCATCGTCCGCGCGTGCGTTGAAGAAGCCCCGTCTCGATGACGAGGTGCGTTTTCTCCGGTCATGGATCGAAAAGCCCCTCCACATGGGCGCGGTGATGCCGTCGGGCAAGCTGCTGGCCCGGACCATGGCCCACTACGTCGACGTCAATTCGGACGCACCGGTGGTCGAGCTCGGGCCCGGCACCGGCGCCATCACCTCGGCCCTGGTCGAGCGCGGCGTCGACCAGAAGCGCCTCGTCCTAGTCGAATACAATCCAGGCTTCTGCGCCCTGCTGCGCGACCGCTATCCGCAGGCCAAGGTGGTGCAGGGTGATGCCTATCGCCTGCGCGACACGCTCTGGAACGTGCTGAGCGCGCCGGCCTCCGCGGTCGTCTCTGGCCTCCCGCTGGTCACAAAACCGATGCTGACGCGGCTGCGGCTCATTCGCGACGCCTTCACGGCGCTGGCGCCCGGTGCGCCCTTCGTCCAGTTCACCTATGCGGTGGTGCCGCCGATTCCGAAATCGCTGCCCGGCGTGTCCACAGAGGCCTCGGAACGGATCTGGATGAACCTTCCGCCGGCCCGCGTCTGGGTGTATCGCAAGGACTAA
- the dnaJ gene encoding molecular chaperone DnaJ: protein MSTSTKRCYYETLEVERDADDSVLKSSFRKLAMKFHPDRNPGDDTSEVKFKEINEAYEVLKDKDKRAAYDRFGHAAFEQGGGGGGPGFGAGFASSFSDIFEDLFGMAGQRGGRGGRERGADLRYNMEITLEEAFGGKTAQIEIPVSVTCEACSGIGAKAGTKPKTCSTCGGAGRVRQSQGFFTLERTCPGCQGRGQMIEDACPSCSGQGRVTRERNLSVNIPPGVEDGTRIRLAGEGEAGVRGGPPGDLYIFLSLAQHQFFQRDGADLHCRVPISMVTAALGGEFEVPTIEKGKTKVKVPAGTQSSRRFRIASKGMPVLRSRQMGDMYVQVVVETPQNLTKKQQELLAEFEKLSSGNTQPESEGFFTKVKDFFGNRAS, encoded by the coding sequence ATGTCCACGTCCACCAAGCGCTGCTACTACGAAACCCTCGAAGTCGAACGCGATGCCGACGATTCCGTCCTGAAATCGTCGTTCCGCAAGCTGGCGATGAAGTTTCACCCCGACCGCAATCCCGGGGACGACACCAGCGAAGTCAAATTCAAGGAAATCAACGAAGCCTACGAGGTCCTGAAAGACAAGGACAAGCGCGCCGCCTATGACCGTTTCGGTCATGCCGCCTTCGAGCAGGGCGGCGGCGGTGGCGGCCCCGGTTTCGGCGCGGGCTTCGCCTCCTCCTTTTCCGACATTTTCGAAGATTTGTTCGGCATGGCTGGACAGCGCGGCGGCCGTGGCGGCCGCGAGCGCGGCGCCGACCTGCGCTACAACATGGAAATCACGCTCGAGGAAGCTTTTGGCGGCAAGACCGCGCAGATCGAGATCCCGGTCTCGGTCACCTGCGAAGCCTGCTCGGGCATCGGAGCCAAGGCCGGCACCAAGCCGAAGACCTGCTCGACCTGCGGCGGCGCCGGACGCGTACGGCAGTCGCAGGGCTTCTTCACGCTGGAGCGCACCTGTCCGGGCTGCCAGGGGCGCGGCCAGATGATCGAAGACGCCTGCCCGTCCTGCTCGGGTCAGGGGCGTGTCACCCGCGAGCGGAATCTGTCGGTCAACATTCCCCCTGGAGTCGAGGATGGCACCAGGATCAGGCTCGCCGGAGAGGGCGAGGCCGGGGTCCGCGGCGGCCCGCCCGGCGACCTCTACATCTTCCTGTCGCTGGCCCAGCACCAGTTCTTCCAACGCGACGGCGCCGATCTGCATTGTCGTGTGCCGATCTCGATGGTGACGGCGGCGCTTGGCGGCGAATTCGAGGTGCCGACCATCGAGAAGGGCAAGACCAAGGTGAAGGTCCCCGCGGGGACCCAGTCCAGCCGCCGATTCCGCATCGCATCAAAAGGCATGCCGGTGCTGCGCTCGCGCCAGATGGGCGACATGTATGTTCAGGTCGTGGTCGAGACGCCGCAAAATCTCACCAAGAAGCAGCAGGAATTGCTGGCCGAGTTCGAAAAACTCTCCTCCGGCAACACCCAGCCGGAATCCGAGGGTTTCTTCACCAAGGTCAAGGATTTCTTCGGTAATCGCGCGAGTTGA
- the dnaK gene encoding molecular chaperone DnaK — protein sequence MGKVIGIDLGTTNSCVAVMDGKNAKVIENSEGMRTTPSIVAVTDDGERLVGQPAKRQAVTNPERTFFAVKRLIGRRYDDPMVEKDKKLVPYKIVKASNGDAWVEADGQTYSPSQVSAFILQKMKETAEAHLGQKVDQAVITVPAYFNDAQRQATKDAGKIAGLEVLRIINEPTAAALAYGLDKTKTGTIAVYDLGGGTFDISILEIGDGVFEVKSTNGDTFLGGEDFDMRLVGYLADEFQKEQGINLRNDKLALQRLKEAAEKAKIELSSTTQTEINLPFITADQTGPKHLTMKLTRAKFEALVDDLVQKTVEPCRKALKDAGLTAAEIGEVVLVGGMSRMPKVQEVVKQLFGKEPHKGVNPDEVVAIGAAIQAGVLQGDVKDVLLLDVTPLSLGIETLGGVFTRIIDRNTTIPTKKSQVFSTAEDSQNAVTIRVFQGEREMAADNKMLGQFDLMGIPPAPRGMPQIEVTFDIDANGIVNVSAKDKATSKEQQIRIQASGGLSEADIEKMVKDAEANAEADKKRREAVTAKNDADGLVHSTEKALAEHGSKVAETERRAIEDAVSDLKEALKGDDAEAIKAKTQTLAQASMKLGEAMYKQQAEADAKKDAAKDDVVDAEFTEVDDDKNNKKSA from the coding sequence ATGGGAAAGGTCATCGGGATCGACCTCGGCACCACGAATTCGTGCGTCGCCGTAATGGATGGCAAGAACGCCAAAGTCATCGAGAATTCCGAAGGCATGCGCACGACGCCTTCGATCGTCGCCGTGACGGACGACGGTGAGCGCCTCGTCGGCCAGCCTGCCAAGCGCCAGGCCGTCACCAATCCAGAGCGTACGTTCTTCGCAGTGAAGCGCCTGATCGGCCGCCGCTACGACGACCCGATGGTCGAGAAGGACAAGAAGCTCGTTCCGTACAAAATCGTGAAGGCTTCCAACGGCGACGCCTGGGTCGAGGCCGACGGCCAGACCTACTCGCCCTCGCAGGTCTCGGCGTTCATCTTGCAGAAGATGAAGGAGACCGCCGAAGCCCATCTGGGCCAGAAGGTCGACCAGGCCGTCATCACCGTGCCCGCCTACTTCAACGACGCCCAGCGCCAGGCGACCAAGGACGCCGGCAAGATCGCGGGCCTTGAAGTGCTGCGCATCATCAACGAGCCGACCGCGGCCGCGCTCGCCTATGGCCTCGACAAGACCAAGACCGGCACGATCGCCGTGTACGATCTCGGGGGCGGCACGTTCGATATCTCGATTCTCGAAATCGGCGACGGCGTGTTCGAGGTGAAGTCGACCAACGGCGACACCTTCCTCGGCGGCGAAGACTTCGACATGCGCCTGGTCGGCTATCTGGCCGACGAATTCCAGAAGGAGCAGGGCATCAACCTGCGCAACGACAAGCTCGCGTTGCAGCGCCTGAAGGAAGCTGCTGAAAAGGCCAAGATCGAGCTGTCGTCGACGACGCAGACCGAAATCAACCTCCCCTTCATCACCGCGGACCAGACCGGCCCGAAGCATCTGACGATGAAGCTCACCCGCGCCAAGTTCGAGGCGCTGGTCGATGACCTCGTCCAGAAGACCGTCGAGCCCTGCCGCAAGGCGCTGAAGGATGCCGGCCTCACCGCCGCCGAGATCGGCGAAGTGGTGCTGGTCGGCGGCATGTCGCGCATGCCGAAGGTCCAGGAAGTCGTGAAGCAGCTGTTCGGCAAGGAGCCGCACAAGGGCGTCAACCCGGACGAAGTCGTGGCGATCGGCGCCGCGATCCAGGCCGGCGTGCTTCAGGGCGACGTCAAGGACGTGCTGCTGCTCGACGTGACCCCGCTGTCGCTGGGCATCGAGACGCTGGGCGGCGTGTTCACCCGCATCATCGACCGCAACACCACGATCCCGACCAAGAAGAGCCAGGTGTTCTCGACCGCCGAGGACAGCCAGAACGCGGTCACCATCCGCGTCTTCCAGGGCGAGCGTGAAATGGCGGCCGACAACAAGATGCTCGGTCAGTTCGACCTGATGGGCATTCCGCCGGCCCCGCGCGGCATGCCGCAGATCGAGGTGACCTTCGACATCGACGCCAACGGCATCGTCAACGTCTCGGCCAAGGACAAGGCCACGTCCAAGGAGCAGCAGATCCGCATCCAGGCCTCCGGCGGTCTGTCGGAAGCCGACATCGAGAAGATGGTCAAGGACGCCGAGGCCAATGCCGAGGCGGACAAGAAGCGCCGCGAGGCCGTGACTGCCAAGAACGACGCGGATGGACTGGTGCATTCGACCGAGAAGGCACTGGCCGAGCACGGTTCGAAGGTCGCGGAGACCGAGCGCCGCGCGATCGAGGATGCGGTCAGCGACCTCAAGGAAGCGCTGAAGGGCGACGATGCCGAAGCCATCAAGGCCAAGACCCAAACGCTGGCCCAGGCGTCGATGAAGCTCGGCGAGGCCATGTACAAGCAGCAGGCCGAGGCCGACGCCAAGAAGGATGCGGCCAAGGACGACGTCGTCGACGCGGAGTTCACCGAAGTCGACGACGACAAGAACAACAAGAAGTCCGCCTGA